From the genome of Schistocerca piceifrons isolate TAMUIC-IGC-003096 chromosome 6, iqSchPice1.1, whole genome shotgun sequence:
AACCATGCTGTTGTCCCCAAATTGGTGTTCTACGATATTTCATCCTGGACTCCCTGGTGACTAGCAATCTAGCCTTTTCAagatactgttgatattccaatctggcctttccattgtttgaaatatggATCCAAGATATATGCAGTGTGACTGCACTGCTACCTAAATACAGCGTGTTCACAGTCCCCTCCCCCCTCTTCACCCTCAGACAGCATGGCAAGGCAGTGGGGGATATGTGCAGCCAGACTGAGCACTATGGCATACAAGCCACGGTGCAACTGATGAGCCAAATTATTGGCTGTCCTTATCTTATGTGGAACCAAAACATGGATGACAAGCAGTACAGACAAGAAATGAATACaactttttgaaatgtggtgctacagtaaaaTGCTGGAGATTACACAAGTAGATCAGATTACCAATGAAGAGATACTCAACAGAATcagagagaaaagaaattcatggcataACTTAAACCATTTGTGGGGacattttttgtagcaactcagCGAAGATAATTTTTTTGCTTTCCTATTAGAAATGTGATAAACTGACAGTATTTattgtttgataattttatttttgtgatttaggaccaaaAACTATGTGGTACTCGTATCCCCAAGGCACCACTGAGAGATATTAAAACTGGTGGTAAATGGATttcccacttcccttttgtgtgctGTTATGCGTTGCCATTACACGTAAAATAAATAATGAACACTGTTTTcactttgttttcttttactttgtttaaaaaatatttgttcctAATATTAAAGTTCACTTACCACAAAGTGAAAACAATCCTTGAAACTTTATCACACAATAACGGTATGAGCTGAACAGGTCACAATAATGTATATTGCAGAAGCAAAGCAATGTGTTCTGACAATAGTAGTGATCCCAtgacaaacagaaactgattgttgtagcagttttcatacTCCTAGTGCAATGTACTACCACAGGATGTCAGGCGTAGGCAGAGGAGGTAAAacatattcccaaaagctttgggaTAACCCTAAAGTTGGTACATATGCTTCCCAGgaccacaaatgacagattaattttgtACTAAGTATACTTCCTACACCCCTTCCAAAAACTACACTGGTGGCAACCACACTTCCCAATAACCATCAAAACACTGCTGTTTGCTGGGATATATACTCCCCATAGTCTGAAAgctatatttcacaacaaacagaaactacagctggtgcagGGGACTGCCACTGGATGTCAGGAGCGTAAAGAAGTATTCCTTAAATGCTGTAAAGAAATACCTTCAAAAGGGTTAACAAAAAGAGGAGATAAGTCAATAGAACACGTCTTGAGCATCAAGAAATATTTAAGTTGGTATAGAGGGGGATTTTAGAGGGAAACATCAAGACTTGACTACTACAGTAAACAGGTTAAAGTGGATGTAGGATATTGTATTAATGCAGAGATAAAGAGACTTTTACAATCCTGTAAAGCATTGAGAGCTGCACCAAgctagtcttcagtctgaagacaaaAACAATGTCATGTTATACCATGCCTTTTCAGTGAGGTAAAATAACTATTCACATATCAGTAATTTAATTTCTCTTCTTCTATATCTCCAAAGAGAGTTACAATGAAAATTCTTCAAGTTTTATTACATGGTCCACCTTAAAAGTTACCCTTATGCAGTGTCGAAGGCACTATCACAATTCGCCTGTTAAACGTGGGCctctctttatttctttctttttcttcttcctcttagcTGGAACCTGTGAAACATATTCTTCTGTGTTTGATGAACGACTTTCCCTCCTGTAAGGGTTAATGTAATCAGGATGGCGCTCAGTTATATTAAGTTCCATACTGACCTGAAGCAAACAATTATTTCTAAGGAACATGCTCAGTTACACATTGGCAAAACTGAATGTTagaatggtaaaaaattatttcttacaagATCAATAAGCTTTCTGGTACTACTGTCTAACAGTTGTgactgatttgcaaaattcaagcTCCATTCGAACATAACACGCCATTCATTATTGGAGTCAAGAATCTTCGTAGAAATTTCTGGAAGATGAAGTAAAATATCTCcaaacagtgctgtattttccagGATGTTGGCCAGAGCTGTTGACAGTTCATAATGGAATGAAAGCATAATTTTAATTTACACAAAATTGAGCAGAATTTTGATAACATAGTTAATCAGGATGTTGATAAAATGCCAAATTTTTACAGTGTATGCAGACTGCCTTATCAGACATTTTTTCCAGACACAACGGACAGTGTATCAGGTGGCTGCAACCTGACAATTTACACGGTGTGTATACATTTTCATTAAATGGAACACTAGATCCGTATTCATTAAAAAACAtgtacagtgaaacctctttaaACGTTCCTCAGTATAATGTTTTCCTCTATGTTACGTCCATTTTTTTCGGTCCCGACTAAAAGcccatataaacaatgttaaatattcctctttactgcatttcctctatattacaatttcctccatgtaacgctcatatttttggaaccctggtcaattatttacccCTTTATAACGTTTAAGTGACTGGATGTAGATGCATCGTTTTCTGTTCTGTGGATTCACAGTTTGCACCGGCTCGGAAAGCCCGCGATCAGCGTGTTTCATATGTCAGCTGCAGAACCCGGTCACATGACGTGACACACATTCTGCTTGCAATCTTTTTGGCACCATTTCCATCGATGCTTTGTATTTGTAGCGTGTTATGTGAGCTGAGCAGCAAACAGTTCATGTGTCTAGTGAGAGCGTGTCTtcaatataacttttttttaagcTTTCGTCAGTGGACATGAGTGAAAAGTGGAAGAACATTTCTCTGGAAGAGAAGGTTTATGTTATTAAAAAAGTGGAGGCATCTCCTGGTGTGAGTCGCGTGGAGAAAACCGGGAAGCCAGCAGAGCTCACAACTGAAGCtgaatattttacaggcagtgaatTTAATTATGTACTCGTGGAGGGAAGTCAGTGCTGAAACTATGAAAAACTGTTTCAGAAAAGCAGTATTCTGTGAGAATGAGATGGCAGCTCCTGTGGAAGATGTTGCAAGTGATTTGCAAGAATTTCGGGAATTAATAGGCAGTGATTCTGTCACTTTTGAGGACTTTGTGGCTGTGGATGACAACATGTCAACCACAGGAGTGCAAAGTATTGAGGAGCTGACTGCAGAGAGAAGCTTGGAGAATAATAGTggtagtgacagtgacagtgacagtgacaaggaAGATGACCCTGTGTCCTCATATACTAAGGCAGCTGAAGCCTTTGAAACATTCACGAGATATACGATGGCCCATAGACTTGAGGACAGAACAGTAGTTCAGCTTGCTTATTCGGAGCAAGAAATGATTGCCATAGAGTCTAggagaaatagaaaacaaacatgcttgcttgaatattttaaaaaatcataggtATGTGATTTCCAGATTGCATAGGTTCCtagagttttgtgcaaatttaagttccgtttcataatttaattattaaagtatttttttttgtaactagttcttttttaatctgtaccatttactgtgtttttatgtaatatgttcaGTATATTATAAACAAAATTTGTCTCATATTCTATAATTGGCgcaactgaagaacgggataccacctgtcagctttggacaaCGATGTCATATCTTAAGAATCTGTTATAACTTTTTACagtacaaactgatccatttactttcaccCATCAACCTAATGGGCtcctttttttaattacaaaaaactaatcatttgatcatttgcaatgaatatcatattacagtgttgtgaaaatttaaaatgtcatctatggcaccacctgtcaaagctgattagtggtatccCGATCTCCAGTAAtgccctataattattatttggaagcaTTCCCAtttatagtgttttcctctatacagtgttcagaatttgtggtcccttgaaaaatgttatatagaggtttcactgtag
Proteins encoded in this window:
- the LOC124802702 gene encoding coiled-coil domain-containing protein 134-like isoform X4 gives rise to the protein MLCIVFLRTVRRLFKKRRAEQIQAVKGLLTMDSYEKQYRMISVIVDKLFNVIQNSRVTLESSGYVPGLSSFPKNEELLNALANILENTALFGDILLHLPEISTKILDSNNEWRVMFEWSLNFANQSQLLDSSTRKLIDLVSMELNITERHPDYINPYRRESRSSNTEEYVSQVPAKRKKKKKEIKRGPRLTGEL
- the LOC124802702 gene encoding coiled-coil domain-containing protein 134-like isoform X5; the protein is MRLFKKRRAEQIQAVKGLLTMDSYEKQYRMISVIVDKLFNVIQNSRVTLESSGYVPGLSSFPKNEELLNALANILENTALFGDILLHLPEISTKILDSNNEWRVMFEWSLNFANQSQLLDSSTRKLIDLVSMELNITERHPDYINPYRRESRSSNTEEYVSQVPAKRKKKKKEIKRGPRLTGEL
- the LOC124802702 gene encoding coiled-coil domain-containing protein 134-like isoform X6; translated protein: MIVNGNYLHTDCCEMSLNKYKLFKTEAIRVIQNSRVTLESSGYVPGLSSFPKNEELLNALANILENTALFGDILLHLPEISTKILDSNNEWRVMFEWSLNFANQSQLLDSSTRKLIDLVSMELNITERHPDYINPYRRESRSSNTEEYVSQVPAKRKKKKKEIKRGPRLTGEL
- the LOC124802702 gene encoding coiled-coil domain-containing protein 134-like isoform X3 — protein: MIMFGCQSSTRMYLCYHRTVRRLFKKRRAEQIQAVKGLLTMDSYEKQYRMISVIVDKLFNVIQNSRVTLESSGYVPGLSSFPKNEELLNALANILENTALFGDILLHLPEISTKILDSNNEWRVMFEWSLNFANQSQLLDSSTRKLIDLVSMELNITERHPDYINPYRRESRSSNTEEYVSQVPAKRKKKKKEIKRGPRLTGEL
- the LOC124802702 gene encoding coiled-coil domain-containing protein 134-like isoform X2 translates to MDVIISLLILSLVYVPLIIAVDPETNENKGPVDNQPFKNDDPDELLFRRLFKKRRAEQIQAVKGLLTMDSYEKQYRMISVIVDKLFNVIQNSRVTLESSGYVPGLSSFPKNEELLNALANILENTALFGDILLHLPEISTKILDSNNEWRVMFEWSLNFANQSQLLDSSTRKLIDLVSMELNITERHPDYINPYRRESRSSNTEEYVSQVPAKRKKKKKEIKRGPRLTGEL